One genomic segment of Podarcis muralis chromosome 18, rPodMur119.hap1.1, whole genome shotgun sequence includes these proteins:
- the LSM7 gene encoding U6 snRNA-associated Sm-like protein LSm7, translating into MPVESKMADKEKKKKESILDLSKYIDKTIRVKFQGGREASGVLKGFDPLLNLVLDGTIEYMRDPDDQYKLTEDTRQLGLVVCRGTSVVLICPQDGMEAIPNPFIQQQDG; encoded by the exons ATGCCTGTGGAGAGCAAGATGGCG gacaaagagaagaagaagaaagaaagtatATTGGATCTGTCTAAGTACATTGATAAAACCATCCGTGTGAAGTTCCAGGGTGGCCGGGAAG CTAGCGGTGTCTTGAAAGGATTTGACCCCCTTCTAAACCTGGTGCTGGATGGGACCATTGAGTATATGAGAG ATCCAGATGACCAATACAAGCTCACAGAGGACACCCGTCAGCTGGGACTGGTGGTCTGCCGAGGGACCTCGGTGGTCCTCATCTGTCCCCAGGATGGGATGGAAGCCATTCCCAACCCCTTCATTCAGCAGCAAGACGGCTAA
- the LOC114588415 gene encoding kelch-like protein 23: MAGLEGASSGAQSGGHVVLEVGDRQFPVERWALARYSRYFEAMFFGDTRERTAPRIRIQGLDPTAFQALLAFTQTGSLLLDRNNVTELLEAADFLQLDCAKRLCEAFLERELHVSNCLGFLAYAQCFSCAHLQAAALSVVLSHWAEVASGEEFMEAPAETLRVLLRSDDLFVTREEAAFEALLQWATADPAGREAVFLELAGLIRGPFLSLPFLERLVRRCKSPPGQDSSGRLLQKLDACLPASWRQAGLSPCVGRSHEVLFVLAGKHDQEQQELFQFQPKTEVWQTRAPLRRKNLTQYAVAAIGNFLFVTGGYFREEFSWCSVGWVLIYNSWDDNWLDGPAMKTARHSHCAVGVGFHLYVMGGSTEEGAVTPEVERLAPTDSSWESTSPLAHPVERAGAVSVGTRVYVICGLDENGDVCHAVQRLDVETDIWDVVSFSPLPRYDLCVVALNGAIYTVGGGAFRFDVDSGEWTPVEEECLARRFFTGCSAANGRIYLLAQRQGNTALPNMVLLDPYLEMCQEVDSKLPCPLPIHGTASVRRFDICA; the protein is encoded by the exons ATGGCTGGCCTGGAGGGGGCGTCTTCTGGGGCCCAGTCAGGAGGCCACGTGGTCCTGGAGGTGGGCGACAGGCAGTTCCCTGTCGAGCGCTGGGCCTTGGCCCGCTACAGTCGCTACTTCGAGGCCATGTTCTTTGGGGACACACGTGAGCGCACAGCCCCTCGGATCCGGATCCAGGGCCTGGACCCCACTGCCTTCCAGGCCCTGCTGGCCTTCACACAGACGGGCAGCCTCCTTCTTGACCGCAACAATGTCACAGAGCTGCTGGAGGCAGCTGACTTCCTGCAGCTGGACTGCGCCAAGCGGCTCTGTGAGGCATTTCTGGAGAGGGAGCTGCACGTCTCCAACTGCCTTGGTTTCCTGGCCTATGCGCAATGCTTCTCCTGCGCCCACCTGCAGGCGGCTGCACTCTCTGTGGTGCTCTCACACTGGGCCGAAGTGGCTTCCGGCGAGGAGTTCATGGAGGCCCCTGCAGAGACGCTGCGGGTGCTGCTGCGGAGCGACGATCTCTTTGTGACCCGCGAGGAGGCAGCCTTTGAGGCGCTGCTGCAGTGGGCAACTGCTGACCCTGCTGGGCGGGAAGCAGTCTTCCTGGAGCTGGCAGGCCTCATCCGCGGACCCTTCCTGAGCCTGCCCTTCCTGGAGCGGCTGGTGCGGCGATGCAAGAGCCCCCCAGGGCAGGACAGCTCGGGACGGCTGCTGCAAAAGCTGGATGCTTGCCTACCTGCCAGCTGGAGACAGGCAGGCCTCTCACCTTGTGTGGGGCGCAGCCATGAGGTCCTCTTTGTCCTGGCTGGCAAACACGACCAAGAGCAGCAGGAGCTTTTCCAATTCCAACCGAAGACGGAGGTGTGGCAGACCCGGGCGCCCCTCCGGCGCAAGAACCTCACCCAGTATGCTGTGGCTGCCATCG GCAACTTCCTCTTTGTGACGGGCGGCTACTTCCGCGAGGAGTTCTCCTGGTGCAGCGTGGGCTGGGTGCTGATCTACAACAGCTGGGACGACAACTGGCTGGATGGCCCGGCCATGAAGACGGCACGCCACAGCCACTGTGCTGTGGGGGTGGGCTTCCACCTCTACGTGATGGGTGGCAGCACTGAGGAGGGGGCTGTCACGCCTGAGGTGGAGCGCCTGGCACCCACAGACTCTTCCTGGGAGAGCACCAGCCCCCTGGCCCACCCCGTGGAGAGGGCCGGGGCGGTTAGTGTGGGGACTCGTGTCTACGTCATCTGTGGCCTGGACGAGAATGGAGATGTCTGCCATGCTGTCCAGCGGCTGGACGTGGAAACGGACATCTGGGATGTGGTCTCCTTCTCGCCTCTCCCTAG GTATGACCTCTGCGTTGTGGCTCTGAATGGGGCCATCTACACTGTGGGAGGGGGCGCCTTCCGTTTCGATGTGGACTCGGGAGAGTGGACACCGGTGGaggaggagtgcctggcgcgacGGTTCTTCACAGGGTGCAGCGCAGCCAATGGCAGGATCTATCTCCTGGCGCAGAGACAGGGCAACACTGCACTCCCCAACATGGTTCTCTTGgacccttacctggagatgtgcCAGGAGGTGGACAGCAAGCTCCCCTGCCCGCTGCCCATCCACGGGACAGCCTCCGTGCGGAGATTTGACATTTGCGCATGA